The Thermococcus sp. genomic sequence AGCTTTCGCAACATCCCTCACCATTACACCCGCCCTAACGGTTGCTATCGCGTTCTCAAGGGCTTCTCTGGCCGCTTCCATCAGCTCATCTTCATCCATTCCAACGCGGAAGGTCAGGGCAGTGTCCGCTATGTAGCCGTCAACGTGGACGCCGAGGTCGAGCTTAAGGTAATCGCCCTCATGGAGAACGGTGTCGTCCCCCTTGTAGGGGGTGTAGTGGGCCGCAATCTCATTGAGCGAGAGGTTACAGGGAAATGCCGGTTTTCCGCCGAGTTCAACAATTCTCTTCTCAACGAACTCAGCTATGTCATAGAGCTTTTCACCGGGCTTGATGAGGTCTTTAACTTCCTCTTTGACCTTTCTGGCTATCTCGCCTGCCTTAATCAGGGCTTCTCTCTCGTCCACCTTTACCACCGACCCAACTGCCCTTAGGTTCCCCTTAAACTTTACGAAAAACCTTTTATTCCTGCCACCATTACGCGAAACGGTGAGCCGATGCTAGAATTCAGAAAGCGCATAAACGTCTCGGCAGACCTGTTCGTGGTAAGGAACCTTATAGGTTCAATACTCCAAGGAGTCGGACTCGCCTATCTGTTCCCGGTTCTTTTGGTGTGGTTCTATCCGAATCAAGCAGAATACGTGCCGTATTTTGCTATCCCTGGAATGGCCTGCATTCTCCTCGGGGCCTGGCTCAGCAGACACTCCAGTAAGGTTGAGGACGTGAATCTAAGGCAGGCAATGATTGCCGCCGCCTTTACGTGGCTCTTCGCTTCCTTTGTGAGCGTCGTTCCCTTCATGAATATAGCTCACATGAGCTTCGTTGATTCATACTTCGAGAGTATGAGCGCATGGACGGGAACGGGGCTAACCATGATGAGTCACCTCTCAAGTTACCCCAAGATACTCCTCTTCTGGCGCGCCTGGATGCAGTGGCTCGGTGGGATTGGAATAGTCCTTGTCGCCCTCTCAATTCTGATAAGACCGGGTGTCGCGGCGGCGAGGCTATACAAAGCCGAAGCGAGGAGCGAGAGGATTCTTCCAAACCTAATCAACACGTCAAAGGTGATATTTGAAATCTATCTAGTCCTTACCCTCGTCGGGTCTTACCTCTACTACATAAATGGCATGAACGTTTTTGATGCACTGACCCACGCCATGACTGGACTTGGGACGGGCGGTATGAGCACCCACGACCAGAGCATCGGCTTCTTCCACAGCCCTGCAATAAACGCCGTTACGATTTTTCTCATGATTATGGGTGCCGTTAATTTCACTGTTCACTACAGAATTTTCAAGAGCAAGTCCCTGAAACCTTTCTTTGACGACATTCAGGTTCGTTACATGTTCATCTTTTTAATCCCAGCCATAGCTATAATTGCCTACAGCCTCTACCAAGTGGGTGATTCAGTCGGACAGGCCCTCCAAGGGGCGGTGTTTCATGCGGTTTCGGCGATAAGCTGTACAGGTTTCCAGATAACGAGCCTCTCCAACTACCCTGAGGTTGCAAAGTTTATCCTGGCGATTCTTATGGTCATCGGCGGCGGAGCGGGAAGCACCGCGGGAGGAATAAAACTCATCCGCGTTACTCTGATGTACGAGAGCCTGAAGTGGACGATAGAGAGTGCAATCCTCCCGAGGGGGGCGGTTATAAAGAGGAAGGTCGGCAACTACGTCTTTACCGAGGAGGATATTCAGGAGGTCATGAGCTTCACAATGACGTATCTGGCATTCCTTCTTATAGGGACAATTTACACGATGCTCCGGGTTAAAACAAGCCTTGCCAATGCACTGTTTGAGGTCGCATCTGCTCAGGGCAACGTCGGGCTGAGCGTTGGCATAACATCTCCATCCATGCCCCTCGACCTTAAGGTCCTCTACATACTCCTCATGTGGATTGGAAGGCTCGAGATATTCTCAACGTTGGTTTTCATAATAAGCGTCTTCCTTCTGTTCCCGAAGGTGGGCAGGAAATGATTGAGATTAGGAACGTCACCTTTCACTACCTCCGCTCCACCAAACCGGCCCTAGATAGTGTTAGCCTTACTATTGGAGACAGGGAATTCATTGGAATCCTAGGGCCGAGTGGGAGCGGAAAGTCAACACTGGCCTTAACTCTTAACGGCATAATTCCAAATTCCATAAGGGGAACATTCTCGGGGGAGGTAATTATCAGAGACCCGAAAACTGGAAAGGTCTTCAAAACGACCGAAACGCCCGTTCCAAAGCTGTCAACACTCGTCGGCCTCGTCCTCCAGAACCCGGAGAGCCAGCTCTTCAATATGACAGTTGAGGATGAGGTGGCATTTGCACTCGAAAACCTCGGCCTTCCGAGAGAGGAGATTGCCAAAAGGGTCGAGTGGGCTCTAAAGGTTACCGGCCTTAAGGGACTGGAAGACGAGTTTCCTCCGAACCTTAGTGGGGGAGAAAAGCAGAGGCTCGCGATAGCATCGGTGATAGCGATGAAGCCAAGTCATCTGGTTCTTGACGAGCCAACGTCCCAGCTCGACCCGAGGGGCAAGAGGGAGGTTCTCGATGTCATAAAGAGACTCAACCGGGAGGGGACAACGGTTATTATAGTGGAGCACGACTCAAGGTTTCTCTTTAGAAATGCCGACAGGCTCGTGGTGTTGAGCGGTGGGAGAATTGTACTTCAGGGAGAACCGAGGAAGGTCGCGGAAAGGATAGAAGAGCTCGTTGAAATCGGCGTTAAGGTTCCTCACTCGCTTCTCCTTTCGAGGGCCCTCGGTCTTCCACCGGCCCTTTCTCCTGAGGAGTTTCCCTCGCCAACAACTCGGAGAGGCTGAGGGGCTCACCCAAAATTTCATGCCTTAGGTCGTAGAGCTTCAGCATGAGCTCGAACCTTGCATCCGGGTCCTCTATCCTCTCGGCAATCCTTATGGCCCACTCAACGAACTGGAGGGCTTTCTCGCGGTTTCTGGTTTTCTCGAACTCCGCAAGGTGGAAAAGCGCGACGGCCCGGTGGAAGTTGCTGGTTATATGGCCTATCACCGCCAAAGCCTTCTCCTCCTCGCCTCTCTCGTAAAGAACCTCGGCCAGGTAAACCAGAACAACGTCGAGCTTCTCCCTGTCCTTCACGAACTTCATGGCGTAGCCGGCCTTTGGAAAGAGGCCCGCGTTTATGAGGTTCATTATTATGTCCCTCAGTATGTCCGGATGCTCAAGGGCAAGGTTTATCGAGGCCTTAAGGGCGAAGTCGCCTTCCAGCTCGGCCCCGATGACGTAAAAGCCAAGGGCAAGTTCTCCGAGGAGAAGGGCCCTGTAACGTTCATTCTTTATGCCGTTGACGTATGGAACGAGGCTCTTTAGGAGTGGAACGAATCGTATCTCGGCGTTTTCTTCCGATTCCCTCATGCGGAGAATCTTCCTGAGAATCATCCTGACCGCTATTACAACGTTCTGCTCCCTTTCCAGTTCCTCTAGGAGCGCTATTGCCCCGGGAATGTCATCAACGAGCAGTCTGTCCTCTATCTCGGTGAGCACTTCGGTGTCCGGTCTTTTCTCCTTGATTACCCCGAAGAGTTCGTCAAGCTTTCCCATTCAGTCACCCTTCTCCAGGAGTAGCTCAAGGTAGGAGCGCCTCTCAAAGCGCGTAACTCCAAGCTCAAGCAGAATTTCCCTCAGCCTCTCCACAAGCTCGGGAACCTTGCTTTTGTCGTCTGTTATGGCCTCAATCTCTACAAACTTTCCAAGGCCCTCGACCTCATCGAGGGTAAGGGTTATGCCCCTCTCGACGTAGTATTTCTCCCGAACCTTCTCAACGGTTAGAACTTCCCTGAACCCGAGGGACTCCAGAATCCTCGCGTGGGCATCCGGGTCTTCAATCGGGACTTCAATCTCCTCCCGGGTCTTGGACCGGGGGTCAATTTTTGGCCCCTTATATGTCAGGAAAGCCTCGAAGTGGCCGTTGAAGCGCCTTACACGAATCCTCAGAGCCTCATCGGTTTTGGAAAAGTCCCTGCACGGATGCTGGTAGTAGGTGTCCTCATGATATTCCTTCCTTATAAACTTAAAGTTCTCCCTGACCTTCTCAAAGACATCATTATTACCATATCCCTTAACTTCAACCTCAATCATTTCAACACCCCCAGCTTTCTGAGATTCTCTATGAGTTTCCTTTCACATATGGGGCAGTAGAGAGGCCCCTTGACGTCGGTATCTACCAGGGAGTTCGAGAAGTGCATGACGCATTTAGGATTGGGGCAGTGAGGTAGGCCAAAGACGTGGCCGAGCTCGTGCATGACCTCTTTAACCGCCCTCCTAAGGAGCAAGTTTTCATCGGGTTCTAGGCTATAAAACTCGTTCCTAAGCCTGCGAACCGAGACAATGGCGCTTCTCAGCGAGGGGTTGGCGAGGCCGAAGATAAAGTTCAGGCCCTCCTCGTAGAGGTCAAGGTCGGTGATTCCCACAACGGCAATCGCTTCGAGTTTAGTGGCGAGTGACGAAAGCGTGGGCAGAAAGACCCGTCCGAGGTACTGGTTCCTCCTGGGGGTGAATGCTACCGAGAAGGGCTCGGCCGGCACTTCACCCACTTCTTCAACACTAATCCCAAAGCGGGAGTAGTAATCGCTTACGAATTGGACAATACCATCAATAAGCCACCTTTCAAGGGGGCCAATGGAAACGACCGCTATCATCTGGTCACCAAATAAAAGAGGGAAGAAAAGCCAATAAATCTTTCCATCACGGGGTCAGGTCCATTGGCCTAAGCTCCTCAAGGAGGTGCTTGGCGAGCTTTATCGTGAGGTCAATGTCCCTCAAATCGGCTGTCTCGACCTGGCTGTGCATGTACCTTATCGGTATGCTCAGCACAGCGGTTGCAACGCCCTCCCTGTTAATCTGCATTATGTTTGCATCAGTCCCCGTCGGCCTCGGACTGGCCTCTACCTGGAGTGGAATGTCGTACTTCTTGGCCACCTCATCGGCGAAGGCTCTCAGCTTGGGGTTGATGTTCGGACCAACGGCGTCCATAACGGGCCCACCGCCGAGCTTGGGAACGATTTTGCCTTTGTCGCCCACCTGCTTGGCGAAGGTGACGTCCATGGCTATACCTATCTCGGGGTCTATCGCGTAGGAAGCGACGCGAGCTCCGCGAAGGCCTACCTCTTCCTGGACGCTTGCAACAAAGTAGATATCTGCCTCGTGGTTTTCAAGGACCTTGGCAGTTTCAATCATCGCGTAGAGGCAAACTCGGTCGTCGAGGTAGGGAGTGGCTATTCTGTTCTCGCTGAGCTGGGTGAAGGCTGGAGCAAATTCACCGACGGTTCCGACGCGGAAGCCGAGCTCCTCAGCTTCCTCCCTGCTGTCAGCGCCCACATCTACGACGATGGTATCCCAGTCCGCAGCTTTCTTCCTGTCCTCGGGCTTCTGAAGGTGGGGCGGAATGTGGCCGACTACTCCAAAGCGCTCGCCCTTCTCGGTGAAGAAGCGAATTCTCTGGGCAACCAGCGTTCTCGGGTCAACTCCCCCAACCGGAACTATGTGGAGGTAGCCCTCCTTGTCTATGTGGTTCACCATGAGGCCTATTTTATCCATGTGTGCTGCGAGCATCACCTTCGGTTCTGAGCCCTTCTTGTGGGCTATGACGTTGCCGAGCTTGTCGACTTTAATCTCATCAACATAGTCCTTCAGTTCCTCAATTACAACGTCTCTAATTCCAAGGAACTCGAATCCAGAAACTCCCGGGGCCTCAACGATTTTCTTGAGCAGTTCGAGGTTCACCATGGACCTCGCCTCCTTTAGATTTTCGTCTTAATGTGTTCGGCCGGCTTAATAAGGTTTGCTAAAGAAAAGATGGTCACCCGAGAAGTGCCTGGAGGTAAGCCTCCTCACCCGGCTCGAGGTCGAGCTCCCAGATTAGTTTCCCGTTCTCAACCTTGGCATTGCCCTTTGTTGTTCTGACTTCAACGGCCTTAACCGGCCTCTCAACGCGGTAGTTCTCAAGGGGGCGGAGCCTGGGAGCCCGAACCTTAAGGAAGTAGTAGCGGTCAAGCGTTTCCTCCTGGATTATGGGATGAGCAAAGGCAAAGTAAGATGTTCCCGCAAGGACTATGCCTGAAAGGATTAAAATCAGCCCTAGATGGCTTGAACTTTTCGGTGTAGTCTCCGACGTACTAGGAGGAACCGGGATGGTCGTGTTGGATGGGGTCTGCGTCGGA encodes the following:
- a CDS encoding TrkH family potassium uptake protein, whose protein sequence is MLEFRKRINVSADLFVVRNLIGSILQGVGLAYLFPVLLVWFYPNQAEYVPYFAIPGMACILLGAWLSRHSSKVEDVNLRQAMIAAAFTWLFASFVSVVPFMNIAHMSFVDSYFESMSAWTGTGLTMMSHLSSYPKILLFWRAWMQWLGGIGIVLVALSILIRPGVAAARLYKAEARSERILPNLINTSKVIFEIYLVLTLVGSYLYYINGMNVFDALTHAMTGLGTGGMSTHDQSIGFFHSPAINAVTIFLMIMGAVNFTVHYRIFKSKSLKPFFDDIQVRYMFIFLIPAIAIIAYSLYQVGDSVGQALQGAVFHAVSAISCTGFQITSLSNYPEVAKFILAILMVIGGGAGSTAGGIKLIRVTLMYESLKWTIESAILPRGAVIKRKVGNYVFTEEDIQEVMSFTMTYLAFLLIGTIYTMLRVKTSLANALFEVASAQGNVGLSVGITSPSMPLDLKVLYILLMWIGRLEIFSTLVFIISVFLLFPKVGRK
- a CDS encoding ATP-binding cassette domain-containing protein, whose product is MIEIRNVTFHYLRSTKPALDSVSLTIGDREFIGILGPSGSGKSTLALTLNGIIPNSIRGTFSGEVIIRDPKTGKVFKTTETPVPKLSTLVGLVLQNPESQLFNMTVEDEVAFALENLGLPREEIAKRVEWALKVTGLKGLEDEFPPNLSGGEKQRLAIASVIAMKPSHLVLDEPTSQLDPRGKREVLDVIKRLNREGTTVIIVEHDSRFLFRNADRLVVLSGGRIVLQGEPRKVAERIEELVEIGVKVPHSLLLSRALGLPPALSPEEFPSPTTRRG
- the cyaB gene encoding class IV adenylate cyclase, producing MIEVEVKGYGNNDVFEKVRENFKFIRKEYHEDTYYQHPCRDFSKTDEALRIRVRRFNGHFEAFLTYKGPKIDPRSKTREEIEVPIEDPDAHARILESLGFREVLTVEKVREKYYVERGITLTLDEVEGLGKFVEIEAITDDKSKVPELVERLREILLELGVTRFERRSYLELLLEKGD
- a CDS encoding archaemetzincin family Zn-dependent metalloprotease — translated: MIAVVSIGPLERWLIDGIVQFVSDYYSRFGISVEEVGEVPAEPFSVAFTPRRNQYLGRVFLPTLSSLATKLEAIAVVGITDLDLYEEGLNFIFGLANPSLRSAIVSVRRLRNEFYSLEPDENLLLRRAVKEVMHELGHVFGLPHCPNPKCVMHFSNSLVDTDVKGPLYCPICERKLIENLRKLGVLK
- a CDS encoding lysyl aminopeptidase — translated: MVNLELLKKIVEAPGVSGFEFLGIRDVVIEELKDYVDEIKVDKLGNVIAHKKGSEPKVMLAAHMDKIGLMVNHIDKEGYLHIVPVGGVDPRTLVAQRIRFFTEKGERFGVVGHIPPHLQKPEDRKKAADWDTIVVDVGADSREEAEELGFRVGTVGEFAPAFTQLSENRIATPYLDDRVCLYAMIETAKVLENHEADIYFVASVQEEVGLRGARVASYAIDPEIGIAMDVTFAKQVGDKGKIVPKLGGGPVMDAVGPNINPKLRAFADEVAKKYDIPLQVEASPRPTGTDANIMQINREGVATAVLSIPIRYMHSQVETADLRDIDLTIKLAKHLLEELRPMDLTP